A window of the Polaribacter sp. HaHaR_3_91 genome harbors these coding sequences:
- a CDS encoding prohibitin family protein, whose protein sequence is MANNQVDIKFPKGGVFFIILAVVVIILFSKSTVTIGPGEGGVVFEALGDGINTEKTYGEGFQIVAPWNRMIVRKVRQQAISTEMNVLSVNGLEVKVNGTIWYEPEFTNLGKLIKTKGEDYERELLDPAINAAARSVVGRYTPEQLYSSKRDVIEQEILDEIQIVLKGQFLAVKRVLVEDVKLPTTIRTAIETKLKQEQESLEYEFRLAKALKEAERQKIDAEGKAVANKILSASLTDKILQEKGIGATLELSKSPNSKVIVIGSGKDGLPIILGNQ, encoded by the coding sequence ATGGCGAATAATCAAGTAGATATAAAGTTTCCTAAGGGAGGTGTTTTTTTTATCATTTTAGCGGTAGTAGTAATCATTTTATTTTCTAAATCTACAGTGACTATTGGGCCTGGAGAAGGTGGTGTTGTTTTTGAGGCATTGGGAGATGGTATTAATACAGAAAAAACATACGGAGAAGGTTTTCAGATTGTAGCTCCTTGGAATCGTATGATTGTAAGAAAAGTGCGTCAGCAAGCTATTTCTACAGAAATGAATGTACTTTCTGTTAACGGATTAGAGGTAAAGGTAAATGGTACAATTTGGTATGAGCCAGAGTTTACTAATTTAGGGAAATTAATTAAAACAAAAGGTGAGGATTATGAGCGTGAATTGTTAGATCCTGCAATTAATGCAGCTGCAAGAAGTGTTGTTGGTCGTTATACTCCAGAGCAGTTATATTCTAGTAAAAGAGATGTAATTGAACAAGAAATTTTAGATGAAATTCAAATCGTTTTAAAAGGTCAATTTTTAGCAGTAAAAAGAGTTTTAGTAGAAGATGTTAAGTTACCAACTACCATTAGAACTGCCATTGAAACGAAGTTAAAGCAAGAGCAAGAATCTTTAGAATATGAATTTAGATTAGCTAAAGCGTTAAAAGAAGCAGAAAGACAAAAAATTGATGCGGAAGGTAAAGCGGTTGCAAATAAGATTTTAAGTGCTTCTTTAACTGATAAAATTTTACAAGAAAAAGGAATCGGTGCTACTTTAGAGTTGTCTAAATCACCTAATAGTAAAGTTATTGTTATTGGTTCTGGTAAAGATGGTTTACCTATTATTTTAGGAAATCAGTAA
- a CDS encoding acyl-CoA thioesterase produces the protein MRFHTRKWVKPEDLNPNGTLFGGRLLQFIDEEVAIYAIIQLEHTRTVTKYMSEIDFVSSAKQGDIIEIGIDVLKFGNSSITLTCSVRNKLTRKTIIVVDKIVMVCLDENGHPKKHGKTEIEYVKNRLED, from the coding sequence ATGAGATTTCACACAAGAAAGTGGGTTAAACCCGAAGATTTAAATCCAAATGGAACCTTATTTGGAGGTAGATTATTACAATTTATAGATGAAGAGGTAGCTATTTATGCAATTATTCAATTAGAGCACACAAGAACAGTTACAAAATACATGTCTGAAATAGATTTTGTAAGTTCTGCAAAACAAGGTGATATTATTGAAATAGGAATTGATGTTTTAAAATTTGGAAATTCCTCTATAACTTTAACATGTAGTGTTAGAAATAAGTTAACAAGAAAAACCATTATTGTGGTAGATAAAATTGTTATGGTTTGTTTGGATGAAAATGGGCACCCTAAAAAGCATGGAAAAACAGAAATTGAATATGTGAAAAATCGATTAGAAGATTAG
- a CDS encoding VWA domain-containing protein, whose amino-acid sequence MQTITILYIILALLLSISVAYFQYFFKEKNKAKINVVLFVLRTLSLFLLLLLLINPTIKKTELINTKPVLAVLVDNSKSIPYFKETKRITIFLSEIKNDNNIKEKFDINSFSFGSDVKPLDSLSFTENETNVSKAITAVNDLYEDKIAPIIILSDGNQTIGNNYEFINSKQKIYPIVFGDTIQYQDLKISQLNVNKYSYIKNKFPVEVFLNYEGKENVSSQFSIYKEGKTVFTKKIQFSETNNVQTISTNITSSKEGLQYYTASINKIEGEKNTKNNSKSFSVEVIDEQTKVLILTSVLHPDLGVLKKSIESNKQRSVDVFLIDKFKFNINDYQLVVLNQPNNSFNKILNEVKSSNSNYFLISGANTDWNFINKQQLGFTKNALNQTENYGASFSNSFLTFSQKDIGFNQFPPLKDQFGEVGISKEHQTLLFQNINGLETQQPLLATLEENNQKIGVLFGEGLWKWRAASFLNSNSFEDFDVFIGNLVQYLASNKKRNRLEVNAESLYPANASIQISAFYTDKNYLFDSRAFLEITVTNSVTKEVVKNPFSLINNAYQAEIENLNAGDYEYKVSVKGQNIHKYGKFKITDYQIEEQFTNANSEKLQKLANRTGGKLYFKNEIEKLKKVLLEDKSFYTTQKSISKEQNLIDWKWVLFVVIGLLSIEWFIRKYYGKI is encoded by the coding sequence TTGCAAACAATTACAATTCTATATATCATTTTAGCCTTGTTACTGAGTATTTCGGTAGCTTATTTTCAGTACTTTTTTAAAGAAAAAAATAAGGCTAAAATCAATGTTGTATTATTTGTTTTAAGAACACTGAGTCTTTTTTTATTGCTTTTGTTGCTGATAAACCCAACAATTAAAAAAACAGAACTTATAAATACAAAGCCTGTTTTAGCTGTGTTAGTAGATAATTCTAAATCCATTCCGTATTTTAAAGAAACGAAGCGTATTACAATCTTTTTATCAGAAATTAAAAACGATAATAACATTAAGGAGAAATTTGATATCAATAGCTTTAGTTTCGGAAGTGATGTAAAGCCTTTAGATTCTCTTTCTTTTACAGAAAATGAAACCAATGTGTCTAAAGCAATAACTGCTGTAAATGATTTGTATGAGGATAAAATTGCGCCGATAATCATATTATCAGATGGAAACCAAACGATTGGTAATAATTATGAATTTATCAATTCTAAGCAAAAAATATATCCCATTGTTTTTGGTGATACCATACAGTATCAAGATTTAAAAATAAGTCAGTTAAATGTTAATAAATACAGTTATATAAAGAATAAATTTCCGGTTGAAGTATTCTTGAATTATGAAGGAAAGGAAAATGTGTCTTCTCAGTTTTCGATCTATAAAGAAGGAAAAACTGTTTTTACTAAAAAAATACAGTTTTCAGAAACGAATAATGTTCAAACAATTTCGACAAATATAACTTCAAGTAAAGAAGGACTTCAATATTACACGGCATCAATTAATAAGATAGAGGGAGAGAAAAACACAAAGAATAATAGCAAAAGTTTCTCTGTAGAAGTAATCGATGAACAAACAAAAGTATTGATTCTAACTTCTGTGTTACATCCGGATTTAGGAGTTTTAAAAAAATCAATAGAAAGTAATAAACAACGTTCTGTAGATGTTTTTTTAATTGATAAATTTAAATTCAATATTAATGATTATCAGTTAGTTGTTTTAAATCAACCAAACAATAGCTTTAATAAAATTTTAAATGAGGTTAAATCGAGTAATAGTAACTATTTTTTAATTTCGGGAGCAAATACAGATTGGAATTTTATCAATAAACAACAATTAGGTTTTACTAAAAACGCTCTGAATCAAACAGAAAATTATGGGGCATCTTTTAGTAATTCTTTTTTAACTTTTTCTCAAAAAGATATTGGTTTTAATCAATTCCCGCCACTTAAAGATCAGTTTGGAGAAGTTGGTATCTCTAAAGAACATCAAACATTATTGTTTCAAAATATAAACGGATTAGAAACCCAGCAACCATTATTGGCCACTTTAGAAGAGAATAATCAGAAAATAGGTGTTCTGTTTGGTGAAGGTTTATGGAAATGGAGAGCTGCTAGTTTTTTAAACTCAAATTCTTTTGAAGATTTTGATGTCTTTATTGGAAATTTAGTGCAATATTTAGCTTCCAATAAAAAGAGAAATCGCTTAGAGGTTAATGCGGAAAGTTTGTATCCTGCCAATGCTAGCATTCAAATATCGGCTTTTTATACAGATAAAAATTACCTGTTTGATTCAAGAGCTTTCTTAGAGATCACTGTTACGAATTCTGTAACAAAAGAAGTTGTGAAAAATCCTTTTTCGTTAATAAATAACGCTTATCAAGCAGAAATAGAAAATCTGAATGCGGGAGATTATGAGTATAAAGTTTCAGTAAAAGGGCAAAATATACATAAATACGGTAAGTTTAAAATTACAGATTATCAAATAGAAGAACAGTTTACCAATGCAAATTCAGAAAAGTTGCAAAAATTGGCAAATAGAACAGGAGGTAAGTTGTATTTTAAAAATGAAATAGAGAAATTAAAGAAAGTTCTTTTAGAAGATAAATCGTTTTATACAACTCAAAAATCAATTAGTAAAGAACAAAACTTAATAGACTGGAAATGGGTTTTATTTGTTGTTATAGGCTTGTTATCAATAGAGTGGTTTATTAGAAAATATTACGGAAAAATTTAA
- a CDS encoding EamA family transporter has translation MKKSKILIVLAFFTIYIVWGSTYLFNKIAVTALPPFFMASLRFSGAGILIMIISKILKLDLRITRKQLINCCISGFFFLVYGNGVFVWALMYLDSGFAALLASTQPLFVLILLRLIDRKPMQKQSIIGVSLGILGMYLLVSQQSITASEGSLLGIFMILTCVLSWSYGGVFVSKADLPKNFFITTGYQTLFAGLFLIIMSFSFGETMISPLDWSQEVQYSMGMLVIFGSIIAFTAFNYLLKLVSPEKVATSAYVNPIIAMLLGWYFLDEVLTSQSIIASMVLLTGVYFITSRKRIAKVDAEEVIKP, from the coding sequence TTGAAAAAATCAAAAATATTAATAGTTTTAGCCTTTTTTACAATTTACATTGTGTGGGGTTCCACTTATTTATTTAATAAAATTGCGGTAACGGCGTTACCACCATTTTTTATGGCTTCGTTACGTTTTTCAGGAGCTGGAATTTTAATAATGATTATTTCTAAAATCTTGAAATTAGATCTTAGAATTACAAGAAAACAACTAATTAACTGCTGTATTTCTGGCTTTTTTTTCTTGGTGTATGGTAATGGTGTTTTTGTATGGGCACTTATGTATTTAGATAGTGGTTTTGCTGCTTTGTTAGCGTCTACTCAGCCATTATTTGTATTAATATTATTACGACTGATAGATAGAAAACCAATGCAAAAACAATCTATAATTGGTGTTTCTTTGGGGATCTTAGGAATGTATTTATTGGTGAGTCAACAATCTATTACTGCCTCAGAAGGAAGTTTACTCGGTATTTTTATGATTTTAACCTGTGTGTTAAGTTGGAGTTATGGAGGCGTGTTCGTATCTAAAGCAGATTTGCCTAAAAACTTCTTTATTACTACAGGGTATCAGACATTGTTTGCTGGTTTGTTTTTAATTATAATGAGTTTTTCTTTTGGTGAAACCATGATTTCACCTTTAGACTGGTCTCAAGAAGTGCAGTATTCTATGGGGATGTTGGTTATTTTTGGAAGTATTATTGCTTTTACAGCCTTTAACTATTTACTAAAGTTAGTTTCTCCAGAAAAAGTTGCTACTTCTGCTTATGTAAATCCTATTATAGCAATGCTTTTAGGATGGTACTTTTTAGATGAAGTGCTTACAAGTCAATCTATTATTGCGTCTATGGTTTTATTAACAGGTGTCTATTTTATTACTTCTAGAAAAAGGATTGCAAAGGTAGATGCAGAAGAAGTTATAAAACCTTAG
- the yiaA gene encoding inner membrane protein YiaA, translating into MNYQTTSSINEETKKESKKKNGKNNLNSKPTSAYVGASWGALTIGLVSYCIGLWNATMELNEKGFYFVILLMGIYAVISLQKAVRDKAEEIKVSEMYYGISWVVVLAAILLLFIGLRNADLLLSEKGFYGMSFLLSLFGAITVQKNTRDIDFINKKIEEEKS; encoded by the coding sequence ATGAATTATCAAACAACATCTTCAATTAATGAAGAAACTAAAAAAGAAAGTAAAAAGAAAAATGGAAAGAATAATTTAAATTCAAAACCAACTTCTGCCTATGTAGGCGCTTCTTGGGGAGCATTAACCATTGGTTTGGTTTCTTACTGTATCGGTTTGTGGAATGCTACTATGGAATTGAATGAAAAAGGATTTTATTTTGTTATTCTTTTAATGGGTATTTACGCTGTAATTTCTCTTCAAAAAGCAGTAAGAGATAAAGCGGAAGAGATTAAAGTAAGTGAAATGTATTACGGAATAAGTTGGGTTGTGGTTCTTGCAGCAATATTATTGTTATTCATTGGACTTAGAAATGCAGATTTACTATTAAGTGAAAAAGGATTTTACGGAATGTCCTTCTTGTTAAGTCTATTTGGAGCCATTACTGTTCAGAAAAATACAAGAGATATCGATTTTATAAACAAGAAAATAGAAGAAGAAAAAAGTTAG
- a CDS encoding YqaE/Pmp3 family membrane protein, translating into MSILTIIISVLLPPLAVFLKHGIGKQFLLSILLTILGWLPGVVHALYVNNK; encoded by the coding sequence ATGTCTATTTTAACAATAATAATAAGTGTATTACTTCCACCTTTAGCCGTTTTTTTAAAACACGGAATTGGAAAGCAATTTTTACTAAGTATTTTATTAACTATTTTAGGATGGTTACCAGGAGTTGTACATGCACTATATGTAAATAATAAATAA
- a CDS encoding LytTR family DNA-binding domain-containing protein, translated as MNKKFPFDPSIKHHLIITISLAIWIFVFLYFTEPFDVNVFSDSEKLIYLPLYGVLGAICYVLFLPVQHFLYLKNNKNWFVKTEILFFFLFIFIGIIATRLFYLYVIVPGEPFPHDLSYQLKTIILPVFATILPIILFGRFAFGKYKNKKTEAQKIEIKGQGNYEGLRLYLNDVICIQSSDNYIEVFYILGDDLKKSLIRNKLSIITAEFPQLLRTHRSFLINPHHFVQWKTENSKLFTLLSHHIEVPVSRTYQNKVKLVLNSTTE; from the coding sequence TTGAATAAAAAATTTCCTTTCGATCCATCCATAAAACACCATTTAATTATTACAATTAGTTTAGCCATTTGGATTTTTGTGTTTCTATATTTTACAGAACCTTTTGATGTAAATGTCTTTAGCGATTCAGAAAAATTAATTTACTTACCTCTTTATGGGGTATTAGGTGCTATTTGTTATGTTCTTTTTTTACCGGTACAGCATTTTTTATATTTAAAGAATAATAAAAACTGGTTTGTAAAAACAGAAATATTATTCTTTTTTCTTTTTATTTTTATTGGAATTATTGCTACGAGATTGTTTTACTTATATGTAATTGTACCTGGTGAACCTTTTCCTCATGATTTAAGCTACCAACTTAAAACAATAATTTTACCCGTATTTGCTACCATTTTACCAATTATACTTTTTGGTCGTTTTGCTTTTGGAAAATACAAAAACAAAAAAACGGAAGCTCAGAAAATTGAAATAAAAGGTCAAGGAAATTACGAAGGTTTACGTTTGTATCTAAATGATGTTATTTGCATACAATCCTCTGATAATTATATTGAAGTATTTTATATTTTGGGAGATGATTTAAAGAAAAGTCTAATTAGAAATAAACTATCTATTATTACTGCAGAATTCCCTCAACTTTTAAGAACGCATCGCTCTTTTTTAATCAATCCACATCACTTTGTACAATGGAAAACAGAAAATAGTAAACTTTTTACACTGTTATCTCACCACATAGAAGTGCCTGTTTCTAGAACCTATCAAAATAAAGTAAAGTTAGTATTGAATTCTACCACAGAATAG
- a CDS encoding DUF5694 domain-containing protein has protein sequence MKTKFTFTVTFLLSFFVLSAQNKQQEIVIIGTMHTVPKIVKKSYKPMLKFAKKYKPEAIYVEAPMASDSISWQYLKNGWSKGYQKFYKLSDSLQKKFNYNDSQFNATISKDFSKMNNVDLDYLIKCFIYKRDHGNYELYSYIKKYGVNGAKKPTRHEDGDLTYKLALYMNHKTVINIDDQQTNKEYHDAWGKCSKEGASNGNNAANSKLYKKNYNSAIFPAIFRGLGKHTNKRKSLQQLHDMASFSYVVKDTEGCKQGRKYFDERNMRIAKNISSQVIKSKKNKNVVIIGAAHVIGLEKEFKENYPNFKVILMKDY, from the coding sequence ATGAAAACTAAATTCACTTTTACAGTAACTTTTTTACTATCATTCTTTGTTTTATCTGCTCAAAATAAACAACAAGAAATTGTAATTATAGGAACAATGCACACAGTTCCTAAAATTGTAAAAAAAAGCTACAAACCAATGCTAAAGTTTGCAAAAAAATATAAACCAGAAGCTATCTACGTAGAAGCACCAATGGCAAGTGATTCTATATCTTGGCAATATTTAAAGAATGGTTGGTCTAAAGGGTATCAGAAATTTTATAAATTATCAGATTCTTTACAAAAAAAATTCAATTATAACGATTCTCAATTCAATGCAACTATTAGCAAAGATTTTTCAAAAATGAATAATGTTGATTTAGATTATTTAATAAAATGTTTCATTTACAAAAGAGATCATGGAAATTATGAATTGTATTCTTACATAAAAAAATACGGTGTAAATGGAGCAAAAAAACCAACAAGACATGAAGATGGAGATTTAACTTACAAGTTAGCTTTATACATGAATCATAAAACAGTTATAAATATTGATGACCAGCAAACTAATAAAGAATATCATGATGCATGGGGCAAATGCAGTAAAGAAGGGGCTAGCAACGGTAACAATGCTGCAAATTCTAAATTATACAAGAAAAATTATAATAGCGCTATTTTTCCTGCAATTTTTAGAGGTTTAGGCAAACACACAAATAAAAGAAAATCACTTCAACAATTACACGATATGGCGTCATTTTCTTATGTTGTTAAAGATACAGAAGGTTGTAAGCAAGGCAGAAAGTATTTCGATGAAAGAAACATGAGAATAGCTAAAAACATTTCTAGTCAAGTAATAAAATCGAAGAAAAACAAAAACGTTGTTATTATTGGTGCAGCACATGTAATTGGTTTAGAAAAAGAATTCAAAGAAAACTACCCTAATTTTAAGGTGATTTTAATGAAAGATTATTAA